Proteins from one Arcobacter sp. F2176 genomic window:
- a CDS encoding DsbC family protein gives MKKIFKLMFLFTMLISLNAFATTELSKSEVNEIGKLPIFFGSGMKVLKAYKEDNFYLLRVNIQENIQELVLTADKKYLIAGKIYNVTSGEQVSIPNDVSILKDKEVLTYGTGNDVYYLFTDPECPYCKKFESYFDQIKNDVQFKIFFFPLSFHKNAIPLSKYVLSFKSNEDRVNALLNVTPTTKEFLSKKYTKVQDEALTNVIDAQMKLGEKLGVRGTPTLYDIHGKALSWVKVLERYGIEVK, from the coding sequence ATGAAAAAGATTTTTAAATTAATGTTTTTATTTACTATGTTAATTTCATTGAATGCATTTGCAACAACAGAATTAAGTAAAAGTGAGGTTAATGAAATAGGTAAGCTTCCAATATTTTTTGGTTCTGGAATGAAAGTTTTAAAAGCTTATAAAGAAGATAATTTTTACCTTTTAAGAGTAAATATTCAAGAAAATATTCAAGAATTAGTTTTAACTGCTGATAAAAAATATTTAATTGCAGGTAAAATTTATAATGTTACATCTGGTGAACAAGTTTCAATTCCTAATGATGTATCGATTTTAAAAGACAAAGAAGTTTTAACTTATGGTACGGGAAATGATGTTTATTATTTATTTACAGATCCAGAATGTCCATATTGTAAAAAGTTTGAGTCGTATTTTGACCAAATTAAAAATGATGTTCAGTTTAAAATTTTCTTTTTTCCTTTAAGTTTTCACAAAAATGCAATACCTTTATCTAAATATGTTTTATCATTTAAATCAAATGAAGATAGAGTAAATGCCTTATTAAATGTAACTCCTACTACGAAAGAGTTTTTAAGTAAAAAATATACAAAAGTACAAGATGAAGCTTTAACAAATGTTATTGATGCTCAAATGAAATTGGGTGAAAAACTAGGTGTAAGAGGAACTCCAACACTATACGATATCCATGGGAAAGCACTTTCATGGGTAAAAGTTTTAGAAAGATATGGGATAGAAGTTAAATAA
- a CDS encoding mechanosensitive ion channel family protein, with protein MDKELESIQKFYDVIIEFFVNYSFQLIGAIIIFLLGWYVANKVSTFVKKICDKNELDVTLTKFVVNIIKFSIIIGVGIVAVGKLGITLTPFIAGIGAASLGAGLALQGTLSNYGAGLSIIIGRPFIVGNTISVDGVFGVVEEIRLAHTILSTEDGEEITIPNKHIIGEILVNSFEYRIVESVVGIDYNSKPEDAISIIENILNDFDAEIISKEAKAQVGIKEFGDFSINIELRYWAHTKHFFETQYKVNLAIFNTLKENNINIPFPTYTIKK; from the coding sequence ATGGACAAAGAACTTGAGAGTATACAGAAGTTTTACGATGTAATTATAGAATTTTTTGTTAATTATAGTTTTCAACTAATTGGTGCAATTATCATATTCCTTTTAGGGTGGTATGTTGCAAATAAAGTTTCTACTTTTGTTAAGAAGATTTGTGATAAAAATGAACTAGATGTTACTTTAACTAAGTTTGTTGTAAATATCATCAAGTTTTCTATTATCATTGGTGTTGGAATAGTTGCTGTTGGAAAACTAGGGATTACTCTTACTCCTTTTATTGCTGGTATTGGTGCTGCATCTTTAGGTGCTGGTTTAGCTTTACAAGGGACTTTGTCAAATTATGGTGCAGGTCTTTCTATTATCATAGGTCGTCCTTTTATTGTAGGAAATACTATTAGTGTAGATGGTGTTTTTGGAGTAGTTGAAGAGATAAGACTAGCACATACAATTCTTTCAACTGAAGACGGTGAAGAAATTACTATTCCAAATAAACACATTATTGGTGAAATATTAGTCAACTCTTTTGAGTATAGAATAGTTGAATCTGTTGTTGGTATTGATTATAATTCCAAACCTGAAGATGCAATTTCTATAATTGAAAATATTTTAAATGATTTTGATGCAGAAATTATTTCAAAAGAGGCTAAGGCACAAGTTGGAATAAAAGAGTTTGGTGATTTTTCTATAAATATAGAATTGAGATATTGGGCTCATACTAAGCACTTTTTTGAGACTCAATACAAAGTAAATCTTGCTATTTTTAATACTTTAAAAGAAAACAATATCAATATCCCTTTTCCTACTTATACTATTAAGAAGTAG
- a CDS encoding DASS family sodium-coupled anion symporter yields MKKIIITIGLSVILFYLLTFYFSTQHATLISIIFLLVVLWSNEGLALGVVSLLPILLFPTFDILSTNETVSNYSKSIIFLFLGGFMIAIATQKTELHKYISNKLLTLFPNTPRGIIFSLAITSACLSSLISNTTTALLLIPIAIYLSDDAKVRLRFVLAIAYGASIGGIVTPIGTPPNLILLGFMEQHHLEAIPFVKWIVLTAPLAMAMLIVIPYVLSLGLKNSVIDASLHKVKPLTSDQKRLVYILGSLIILLFVNSKIEPYYMGLGLNEKGILLGYGLLMFLPRIGFLTWDDTVKVPYEIMFLFGAGFSIAMAFSKTGLADVIAHHLLSLTGLPVVLLILLVAALVTFTTEITSNTALISVVLPILYSLGDVGGVDLSLILFVATICASYAFMLPIATPPNAIAMSSGVVKVSDMAKYGLIFNILGIVFITIIAMVYWQYSI; encoded by the coding sequence TTGAAAAAAATAATTATAACAATTGGGTTATCTGTAATTTTATTTTATCTTTTAACTTTTTACTTTTCAACTCAACATGCAACTTTAATCTCAATAATATTTTTACTTGTAGTATTATGGTCAAATGAAGGATTGGCTTTAGGGGTTGTATCTTTGCTTCCTATTTTACTTTTTCCTACCTTTGACATATTAAGTACTAATGAAACGGTTTCCAATTATTCAAAATCGATAATCTTTCTGTTTTTAGGTGGTTTTATGATTGCAATTGCTACACAAAAGACAGAATTGCATAAATATATTTCTAATAAACTCTTGACTTTATTTCCAAATACTCCAAGAGGAATTATTTTTTCACTTGCTATTACTTCTGCATGTTTGAGTTCACTTATTTCAAACACAACAACAGCACTTTTATTGATTCCCATTGCTATATATTTAAGTGATGATGCAAAAGTTAGACTTAGATTTGTATTAGCTATTGCTTATGGGGCAAGTATTGGAGGAATTGTTACTCCAATAGGAACTCCACCAAATCTTATTCTTTTAGGTTTTATGGAACAACATCACCTTGAAGCAATCCCCTTTGTTAAATGGATAGTATTAACAGCCCCTTTAGCAATGGCAATGTTAATAGTTATACCATATGTTTTATCTTTGGGATTAAAAAACTCAGTTATTGATGCTAGTTTACATAAAGTTAAACCTTTAACTAGTGATCAAAAGAGATTAGTATATATTCTTGGGTCTTTAATAATTTTATTATTTGTGAATTCAAAAATAGAACCTTATTATATGGGATTAGGTTTAAATGAAAAAGGAATACTTCTTGGTTATGGATTATTAATGTTTTTACCAAGAATTGGTTTTTTAACTTGGGATGATACAGTAAAAGTTCCATATGAAATTATGTTTTTATTTGGGGCAGGTTTTTCTATTGCAATGGCCTTTTCAAAAACAGGTTTAGCTGATGTTATCGCTCATCATTTATTATCTTTAACAGGATTACCTGTAGTTTTACTCATACTTTTAGTGGCTGCATTAGTTACTTTTACTACAGAAATTACCTCAAATACTGCTTTAATATCTGTTGTTCTTCCTATTCTTTATTCACTTGGTGATGTAGGAGGAGTTGATTTATCCTTAATATTATTTGTAGCAACTATTTGTGCTTCTTATGCATTTATGTTGCCAATTGCAACCCCACCAAATGCTATAGCTATGAGTAGTGGAGTTGTAAAAGTAAGTGATATGGCAAAATATGGATTAATTTTCAATATTTTAGGTATAGTTTTCATAACAATTATTGCAATGGTTTATTGGCAATATAGTATATAG
- a CDS encoding DUF748 domain-containing protein — protein MKNNLFIKILLSIFLIYSLLGFFLIPYIAKDQIIKNLDNLLIYKSKLEKISFNPYTLNLKLYGFSLSNNNEKLIGFKSFEVDFSLFKSIHEHHISFKKVDLIKPYVNIVQNENGNINLASIMKPQEEKTEEKSTNEKSSIPLFEITKIQILDGDFLFTQIFNSKKTTTKIHNFNYTFYNLGTLKNSLASHSLNTIINKDTKLFIEGGLRLIPFKMYGKIELKNLHANEYLGYSKDLLNFTIDNPTLNLKLGYKLDTTKDIELYIDKANLELKDLNIVKDKETLAGLKSLELKDLNFDYTKQKISIENIDLNKLFANISSNKNNILNIDNLINTEPSIEKKEKTTNKPWLVDLNSFTINNSYFSYDDLKNKTTVDAKNINVLLKKLSIVNNNITIDESTVGTKNIKINNNSDNTKIEAKNIEINLHKFLKDKDKIKLSSVDIPDSYTSIVLGKNENGKEKAVKEEINTNNEKSNTYLDIGPINIKNGQLLFEDRTLKAPFKTNITKLNGNLSELNSKSSKPTQLKLIGKIDEYGYTKITGIVNLDDIKILTDVNLIFKNIAMKSFTPYSDEFVGRDIKQGKLNLNLHYNITESNLKAQNSVIIDKIELGKLIDKNKGSNLPLELGIALLEDSDGIIDIDLPISGNLDDPQFSIAPIIWKVFRNLIIKSVASPFSLLASILGVNPEEMKKVEFVYGESNLIDSEKESLNNIAKVFAKRPSLALKVEPAYDNIKDKIALQDIRLEELISKKSESIKDGDKYLLALESIYNGGISLQELKEKSMVKQNDKVILDKTSYISKIKALMLPKIDITKEELENLANSRISSIKKYLLEQHKITDNRLFIIPEIKVLDNKKAKYVEFPLAIDIKKK, from the coding sequence ATGAAAAATAATCTTTTTATCAAAATTTTACTATCAATATTTTTAATTTATTCTCTATTAGGTTTCTTCTTAATACCTTACATTGCAAAAGACCAAATAATAAAAAATCTTGATAATTTACTTATTTATAAAAGTAAGTTAGAAAAAATAAGTTTCAATCCATATACTTTGAATTTAAAACTTTATGGTTTTTCCCTATCAAATAACAATGAAAAATTAATAGGATTCAAAAGTTTTGAAGTTGATTTTTCTCTTTTTAAATCAATACATGAACATCATATTAGCTTTAAGAAAGTTGACCTTATAAAACCTTATGTAAATATTGTTCAAAATGAAAATGGTAATATTAATTTAGCTTCTATTATGAAACCACAAGAAGAAAAAACTGAAGAGAAATCAACAAATGAAAAATCTTCTATTCCATTATTTGAAATTACGAAGATTCAGATTTTAGATGGAGATTTTCTTTTTACTCAAATATTTAATTCAAAAAAAACTACAACAAAAATACATAATTTTAACTATACCTTTTATAACTTAGGTACTTTAAAAAACTCTTTAGCATCTCATAGTCTTAATACAATTATAAATAAAGATACAAAACTATTCATTGAGGGTGGATTAAGACTGATACCTTTTAAAATGTATGGAAAAATCGAACTTAAAAACCTTCATGCCAATGAGTATTTAGGATATTCAAAAGATTTATTAAACTTCACTATTGATAATCCAACTTTAAATTTAAAGTTAGGATATAAACTTGATACAACTAAAGATATAGAACTTTACATAGATAAAGCAAATCTTGAATTAAAAGATTTAAATATTGTGAAAGATAAAGAGACACTAGCAGGACTAAAAAGCCTTGAACTCAAGGACTTAAATTTTGACTATACAAAACAAAAAATAAGTATCGAAAACATAGATTTAAATAAGCTTTTTGCAAATATATCATCAAATAAGAATAATATACTAAATATTGATAATCTAATAAATACTGAACCTAGTATTGAAAAAAAAGAGAAAACAACTAATAAACCATGGTTGGTTGATTTGAACTCTTTTACAATAAACAACTCTTATTTTTCATATGATGATTTAAAAAATAAAACTACAGTAGATGCAAAAAATATAAATGTATTATTGAAAAAATTATCAATTGTAAATAATAATATTACAATTGATGAATCAACTGTTGGAACAAAAAATATAAAAATAAATAACAATTCAGATAATACAAAAATTGAAGCTAAAAATATAGAGATAAATCTTCACAAGTTTTTAAAAGATAAGGACAAAATTAAACTATCAAGTGTAGATATTCCAGATTCATATACTTCAATAGTATTAGGGAAAAATGAAAATGGTAAGGAAAAAGCTGTAAAAGAAGAGATAAATACAAATAATGAGAAATCAAATACTTATTTAGATATAGGTCCTATAAATATCAAAAATGGCCAATTATTATTCGAAGACAGAACTTTAAAAGCACCTTTTAAAACTAATATTACAAAATTAAATGGTAATCTTTCTGAACTTAACTCAAAAAGTTCAAAACCAACACAACTTAAACTTATAGGGAAAATTGATGAATATGGATATACAAAGATTACAGGAATTGTAAATTTAGATGATATTAAAATACTTACAGATGTAAATCTAATATTTAAGAATATAGCCATGAAAAGCTTTACACCTTATTCAGATGAATTTGTGGGAAGAGATATTAAACAAGGAAAATTAAATTTAAATTTGCATTACAATATCACAGAATCAAATTTAAAAGCTCAAAATAGTGTCATTATTGATAAAATTGAACTTGGAAAATTGATTGATAAAAATAAAGGTTCGAATCTACCTTTAGAACTTGGAATCGCTCTATTAGAAGATTCTGATGGCATTATTGATATTGATTTGCCAATTAGTGGGAATTTAGATGACCCACAGTTTTCTATTGCCCCAATAATTTGGAAAGTATTTAGAAATCTTATTATCAAATCAGTTGCATCTCCATTTTCACTTTTAGCTTCTATTTTAGGTGTAAATCCTGAAGAAATGAAAAAAGTTGAATTTGTTTATGGAGAAAGTAATCTAATTGATTCAGAGAAAGAATCGTTAAATAATATTGCTAAAGTTTTTGCAAAGAGACCAAGTCTTGCTTTAAAAGTTGAGCCTGCATATGATAACATCAAAGATAAAATTGCTTTACAAGATATAAGATTAGAAGAGTTAATCTCTAAAAAAAGTGAAAGTATTAAAGATGGTGACAAATATTTATTAGCCTTAGAATCTATTTATAATGGGGGAATTTCCCTTCAAGAATTAAAAGAGAAATCAATGGTAAAACAAAATGATAAAGTGATTCTAGATAAAACATCTTACATATCTAAAATCAAAGCACTTATGTTGCCAAAAATAGATATTACAAAAGAAGAATTAGAAAACTTAGCAAATAGTAGAATATCATCAATTAAAAAATATCTTTTAGAACAACACAAAATTACAGATAATAGGTTATTTATAATTCCTGAAATAAAAGTTTTAGATAATAAAAAAGCAAAATATGTTGAATTTCCTCTAGCAATAGATATTAAAAAGAAGTAG
- a CDS encoding helix-hairpin-helix domain-containing protein: MPSSKEEKQKLLEVKFVGETVIRRFEQIGIDSLEALSKSSVEEITDIVSDILGSSCWKNSPQAKKAVQNAIDYALSLSNKFKNKKRVNT; this comes from the coding sequence ATGCCATCTTCAAAAGAAGAAAAACAAAAGCTTTTAGAAGTAAAGTTTGTAGGTGAAACCGTTATAAGAAGATTTGAGCAAATAGGTATTGATTCTTTGGAGGCTTTATCTAAAAGTAGTGTGGAAGAGATTACGGATATTGTTTCAGATATTTTGGGAAGCAGTTGTTGGAAAAACTCTCCCCAAGCTAAAAAAGCGGTACAAAATGCCATTGATTATGCTCTAAGTCTGTCCAATAAATTTAAAAATAAAAAGAGAGTTAATACATAA
- a CDS encoding MmcQ/YjbR family DNA-binding protein: protein MNLEQIETIFMAKQCATKDFPFGDDTMVFKVMDKMFGLISLKKTPLNINLKCDPNDAIAYRDIYECVNPGYHMNKKHWNTITLDGTIKEEIVKDMVNESYDLIVSKLTKKQREELLFK from the coding sequence ATGAACCTAGAACAAATAGAAACTATATTTATGGCTAAACAATGTGCAACAAAAGATTTTCCTTTTGGTGATGATACTATGGTCTTTAAAGTTATGGATAAGATGTTTGGTCTTATTAGTTTGAAAAAAACTCCACTAAATATAAATTTGAAATGTGATCCAAATGATGCCATAGCCTATAGAGATATTTATGAGTGTGTAAATCCAGGTTATCATATGAATAAAAAGCATTGGAATACTATAACCTTAGATGGGACTATAAAAGAAGAGATAGTAAAAGATATGGTCAATGAATCATATGATTTAATAGTATCTAAACTAACAAAAAAACAAAGAGAAGAGTTACTTTTTAAATAA
- a CDS encoding endonuclease MutS2, with the protein MQEIFKKLDLEEYLLKFSKLLAREKPIVLEGDINLHYRLINELSKYDLKEPEKVANLDEKIVHIQKQGTLRVEDVYEFIKIIKYFLYLKRFTFEGKLGEWIDKVLIPSDVEKIVDFFDSKGNLKEGIDKDLDMIKDALYRNKESIKQALHKSINNSKLRPYLVDSQVHYVNSEETLLVRGGFNNIIKATVVHRSSSGFFYILPHSISELKQKESDLKNKQEEVLLKVCKSISSTFEKNLLFLKFINKEFDRIDHYLARLFFAKIDDKNFIIPSKNGKNILKEFVHPALHGGKPISIDFSKSVIMITGVNAGGKTMMLKSILSAVLLSKYLIPYRASQDSSIGYFKNALAVLDDPQSVKNDISTFAGRMVEFSKLFTQRDVIVGVDEIELGTDSDEAASLFKVIIEELIDKNIKIIITTHHKRLAALMAANEKVELIAAIYDEANQRPTYDFLQGTIGRSYAFETAQRYGIPINVVKKAKEVYGDDQDRLNELIERSSALEMEYQQKIAKLDMEIDTHQKLNKNLKEAKQELDDHINIEKSKLHKEYKDARDEAKKAIKAKIYQESHQHLNIAHKKVKDITVEKVEEDYNFKEKDRVKYKSSKGEIISIRGKKALILTDAGMRLHVNVDELRPSGNEVKPKIKKKTTINVEKPQGGHVNIDLHGLRGDEAVEKLDKFISDCLISGFDEVLVYHGIGTGKLSKIVKDFLIKHPNVKSFTDAHPSQGGFGAKVVKL; encoded by the coding sequence ATGCAAGAGATATTTAAAAAACTAGATTTAGAAGAGTATTTATTAAAATTCTCAAAACTATTGGCAAGAGAAAAACCAATTGTTTTAGAAGGTGATATTAATTTACATTATAGACTCATAAATGAGTTGAGTAAATATGATTTAAAAGAGCCAGAAAAAGTTGCAAATCTTGATGAAAAAATTGTTCATATTCAAAAACAAGGTACTTTAAGAGTTGAAGATGTATATGAGTTTATAAAGATAATAAAATACTTTCTTTATCTAAAAAGATTTACTTTTGAGGGTAAACTTGGTGAATGGATTGATAAAGTATTAATACCAAGTGATGTTGAAAAGATAGTTGATTTCTTTGATTCTAAAGGAAACTTAAAAGAAGGAATTGATAAAGACTTAGACATGATAAAAGATGCCCTTTATAGAAATAAAGAGTCTATAAAACAAGCACTTCATAAATCTATAAATAATAGCAAACTAAGACCATATTTAGTTGATTCACAAGTGCATTATGTAAACTCTGAAGAGACTTTACTTGTGCGTGGTGGTTTTAATAATATTATTAAAGCAACTGTCGTACATAGATCTAGTTCTGGATTCTTCTATATCCTCCCACACTCTATTTCTGAACTGAAACAAAAAGAATCAGACCTTAAAAATAAGCAAGAAGAAGTTTTGTTAAAAGTTTGTAAAAGCATATCCTCAACTTTTGAAAAGAATTTATTATTTTTAAAATTTATAAATAAAGAGTTTGATAGAATTGATCACTATTTGGCAAGATTATTTTTTGCAAAAATTGATGATAAGAACTTTATAATTCCTTCAAAAAATGGAAAAAATATTTTAAAAGAGTTTGTTCATCCTGCTCTTCATGGAGGAAAACCTATATCTATTGATTTTTCAAAATCAGTTATTATGATTACTGGGGTAAATGCAGGTGGAAAAACTATGATGCTTAAATCAATTCTTTCAGCTGTTTTACTATCTAAATATTTGATACCTTATAGAGCAAGTCAAGACTCTTCTATAGGATATTTTAAAAATGCTTTAGCCGTTTTAGATGACCCCCAAAGTGTCAAAAATGATATCTCAACTTTTGCAGGAAGAATGGTTGAGTTTTCTAAACTATTTACTCAAAGAGATGTTATTGTTGGAGTTGACGAAATAGAACTTGGTACAGATTCAGATGAAGCAGCTAGTTTGTTTAAAGTAATCATTGAAGAACTAATAGATAAAAACATAAAAATCATCATTACAACTCACCATAAAAGATTGGCTGCTCTTATGGCGGCTAATGAAAAAGTTGAATTAATAGCAGCTATTTATGATGAAGCAAACCAAAGACCGACCTATGACTTCTTACAAGGGACAATAGGGCGTTCATATGCTTTTGAAACTGCACAAAGATATGGAATACCTATCAATGTAGTTAAAAAAGCAAAAGAAGTTTATGGTGATGACCAAGATAGATTAAATGAATTAATAGAACGAAGTAGTGCTTTAGAGATGGAGTATCAACAAAAAATAGCTAAACTTGATATGGAAATTGATACCCATCAAAAATTAAATAAAAATCTTAAAGAAGCAAAACAAGAACTTGATGATCATATAAATATAGAAAAATCAAAACTTCACAAAGAGTATAAAGATGCAAGAGATGAAGCTAAAAAAGCTATAAAAGCTAAAATATATCAAGAGTCTCATCAACACCTAAATATTGCACATAAAAAAGTAAAAGATATAACAGTAGAAAAAGTAGAAGAAGATTATAACTTCAAAGAAAAAGATCGGGTTAAATATAAAAGCTCAAAAGGTGAAATAATATCTATAAGAGGCAAAAAAGCTTTAATTTTAACAGATGCAGGAATGAGATTGCATGTTAATGTAGATGAATTAAGACCGTCAGGAAATGAAGTTAAACCTAAAATTAAAAAGAAGACTACAATAAATGTTGAGAAACCTCAAGGTGGACATGTAAATATTGATTTACATGGTTTAAGAGGGGATGAAGCTGTTGAAAAACTTGATAAGTTTATTTCTGATTGTTTGATCTCTGGGTTTGATGAAGTTTTAGTTTATCATGGCATTGGTACAGGAAAATTATCTAAAATAGTAAAAGATTTTTTAATCAAACATCCAAATGTAAAATCATTTACTGATGCCCATCCAAGTCAAGGTGGATTTGGTGCTAAGGTTGTAAAATTATAG
- the dapE gene encoding succinyl-diaminopimelate desuccinylase: MTIIELFQKLLRFKSLTPDDDGAFDFIEEYLGEEWTCIKLDLEGTKNRFYYKKFNEKAQHLCFAGHIDVVPVGQGWQIDPFAAEVVDGVISARGAQDMKSGDAAFLYACKHAQNFDGTLSILMTSDEEGEGTYGTIKMLEHLKEIDFIPNYAVVAEPTCEELFGDAIKVGRRGSINGYITIKGKQGHAAYPEKCINPVHNFAEILPKLAGYNLDDGDEYFAPSKMVITDIRGGMEVTNVTPNELKLMFNVRNSTNTTRESVEEFIHKNLEGLDYDFRTTQGSFPFVTNKESKVVKAMENSIKEVLGVTTKHSTHGGTSDARYFGAFGIEAIEFGVINDTIHSVGERTTVKEVEGLADVYVDLIKNF; this comes from the coding sequence ATGACTATTATAGAATTATTTCAAAAATTATTAAGATTTAAATCGCTTACCCCTGATGATGATGGAGCTTTTGATTTTATAGAAGAGTATTTAGGTGAGGAATGGACATGTATAAAACTTGACTTAGAAGGTACGAAAAATAGGTTTTATTATAAAAAGTTCAATGAAAAAGCTCAACACTTATGTTTTGCAGGACATATTGATGTGGTACCTGTAGGACAAGGTTGGCAGATAGATCCATTTGCAGCTGAAGTTGTAGATGGAGTAATTAGTGCAAGAGGTGCTCAAGATATGAAAAGTGGAGATGCTGCATTTTTGTACGCTTGTAAACATGCTCAAAATTTTGATGGAACACTTTCTATTCTTATGACAAGTGATGAAGAGGGTGAAGGGACTTACGGAACTATCAAAATGCTTGAACACCTAAAAGAGATAGACTTTATACCAAACTATGCAGTTGTTGCAGAACCAACTTGTGAAGAGCTTTTTGGTGATGCTATAAAAGTAGGGCGAAGAGGAAGTATAAACGGATATATTACAATAAAAGGTAAACAAGGACATGCAGCTTATCCCGAAAAGTGTATAAATCCTGTTCACAATTTTGCAGAGATTTTGCCAAAATTAGCAGGATATAACCTTGATGATGGTGATGAATACTTTGCTCCATCAAAGATGGTAATCACTGATATAAGAGGTGGTATGGAAGTTACAAATGTAACTCCAAATGAATTAAAACTAATGTTTAATGTAAGAAATTCAACAAATACCACAAGAGAATCTGTAGAAGAGTTTATACATAAAAATCTAGAAGGTTTAGATTATGACTTTAGAACTACACAAGGTTCTTTTCCTTTTGTTACAAACAAAGAATCAAAAGTGGTAAAAGCTATGGAAAACTCTATAAAAGAAGTACTTGGAGTAACTACAAAACACTCAACCCACGGTGGAACTTCTGACGCCAGATATTTTGGAGCCTTTGGAATAGAAGCCATAGAGTTTGGAGTTATAAACGATACTATTCACTCTGTAGGTGAGAGAACAACCGTTAAAGAGGTTGAAGGTTTAGCTGATGTTTATGTGGACTTGATTAAGAATTTTTAA